One region of Scomber scombrus chromosome 10, fScoSco1.1, whole genome shotgun sequence genomic DNA includes:
- the pdyn gene encoding LOW QUALITY PROTEIN: proenkephalin-B (The sequence of the model RefSeq protein was modified relative to this genomic sequence to represent the inferred CDS: inserted 1 base in 1 codon; substituted 1 base at 1 genomic stop codon): CGDTAKTPEIKRKSSSRRYTSQREDNDFQFDGRCDSASLXTAGSICPTPEVQTRGRDLXKMEWYVLMLMLSLPPSIHTDCSSQCQKCAQQILSPDAAFSSLTCSAECEGQLERCGQGPGLADYSQDEAEEEEESQQADLVKRYGGFIKRIDKNKNKIFTSPWRDNYIVKAAALPKKYKDLLKKLGARDVDEPEDMDDAPEDQMLRTYGKRYGGFLRKFGPKSKRSNSAEKESQEPEELQKRYGGFMRRIRPKLNNLKWDKRYGGFLRRHFKISVRSLEEPRYSYDDLSL; the protein is encoded by the exons TGTGGTGACACAGCCAAGACTCCTGAGATAAAAAGAAAGTCGTCGAGCAGGAGATATACAAGTCAGAGGGAGGACAACGACTTTCAATTTGATGGTAGATGCGACTCTGCGAGTC ACACGGCTGGAAGTATCTGTCCAACTCCTGAGGTACAGACTC gtggtagggATCTGTGAAAAATGGAGTGGTATGtcctgatgctgatgctgagcTTGCCGCCCTCCATCCACACAGATTGCTCTTCACAGTGTCAGAAATGCGCGCAGCAGATCCTCAGTCCCGACGCCGCCTTCAGCAGTCTG ACATGCAGTGCGGAGTGTGAGGGGCAGCTGGAGAGATGTGGACAGGGTCCGGGGCTGGCGGACTACAGCCAGGATGAggccgaggaggaggaggaaagccAGCAAGCCGACCTGGTCAAACGCTACGGTGGTTTCATCAAGAGGATCGACAAGAACAAGAATAAAATATTCACCTCTCCTTGGCGCGACAATTATATAGTGAAAGCTGCAGCGCTGCCCAAGAAATACAAGGACTTGTTGAAGAAGCTGGGAGCGAGAGATGTCGACGAGCCAGAGGACATGGACGATGCTCCAGAGGATCAGATGCTCCGCACTTATGGTAAACGTTACGGCGGCTTTTTACGCAAATTCGGTCCCAAGTCAAAGAGGAGTAACTCCGCGGAGAAGGAGAGCCAAGAGCCAGAGGAGCTGCAAAAGCGCTATGGAGGTTTCATGAGGAGGATCCGACCAAAATTGAACAACCTAAAGTGGGACAAGAGGTACGGAGGATTTCTGCGTCGTCACTTCAAAATCTCTGTGCGCTCATTGGAGGAGCCTCGTTATTCCTATGATGACCTGAGCTTATAA
- the gmeb2 gene encoding glucocorticoid modulatory element-binding protein 2 isoform X1, translated as MTSSEVSMQEMSEVVIVTIPGSVGEDLPSVVEEDKAVLVTTELTPQPGEDVLTVAAVEAEAETSRTDSLSREEAVIVKLTEEVDVETDVFYPITCGDAKATLVWKKFGCPGINVKCVQFNEQLISPKEFVCLAGKSTLKDWKRAIRLNGTMLRKIMDSGELDFYQHSKVCSNTCRSTKIDLVGTKVSISSDQPAELVPSTPSSANLNGAAASFPEVPEETSEWVTAIGEDSVAFWRGVKETGLLEEVLEDFQRELQEVLKGLQERVCDPPLQVKDAVLLNNIVQNFGMLDLVKKVLASHKSQMDRYREQYTRSLAGINEVMCSAALEQQCDEHRKRAKELKSKSQHLNNVLMTLTPVPTSPAPKRPRLTRAVSGPASVNATPTQITLPLNQLTALPLGKVLTMAGPQAGTNLGGYTLLTSSLSGTELTADASNLTVLSTAAGQEGAPGASGSSTAFVKVVGPQFQLVTLPATLQSLANAQNTTISQAVGSISVVDTTATVAEDLLEEGQADGDEKGQPEEVKEEDGEQQ; from the exons atgacatcatcagaggtCAGCATGCAAGAAATGAGCGAGGTTGTGATCGTTACCATACCGGGGTCGGTAGGCGAGGACCTCCCCTCAGTGGTGGAGGAGGACAAGGCAGTGCTGGTTACAACAGAGTTGACCCCTCAGCCAGG GGAAGATGTCCTCACAGTAGCTGCTGTAGAAGCAGAGGCTGAGACCAGCAGAACAGATTCCCTCTCAAGGGAAGAGGCAGTCATTG tGAAGTTAACTGAGGAGGTAGATGTAGAAACGGATGTCTTCTACCCAATCACCTGTGGAGATGCCAAAGCCACGCTGGTCTGGAAGAAGTTTGGTTGTCCTGGGATCAATGTTAAATGTGTCCAG TTCAACGAGCAGCTCATCAGCCCGAaggagtttgtgtgtttagCAGGGAAATCCACTCTGAAGGACTGGAAGAGAGCCATCCGCCTCAACGGCACCATGCTCAG GAAGATCATGGACTCAGGTGAGCTGGACTTCTACCAGCACTCAAAGGTCTGCTCCAACACCTGCCGCAGCACCAAGATAGACCTGGTGGGGACCAAAGTGTCCATCAGCAGTGATCAGCCTGCTGAACTGGTTCCTTCCACCCCATCATCAGCTAACT tgAACGGAGCAGCAGCCTCATTTCCAGAAGTGCCAGAGGAAACCTCAGAGTGGGTCACAGCCATCGGAG aggaCTCCGTTGCATTCTGGCGTGGGGTGAAGGAAACAGGGCTGCTGGAGGAGGTGCTGGAGGACTTCCAGAGGGAGCTGCAGGAGGTGTTGAAGGGGTTGCAGGAGAGGGTATGTGACCCACCGCTACAGGTCAAAG atGCTGTTTTGCTCAATAACATTGTGCAAAACTTTGGGATGTTGGACCTGGTGAAGAAAGTTCTGGCCAGTCATAAGAGCCAGATGGACCGTTACAGAGAGCAGTACACTCGCAGCCTCGCCG GTATTAATGAGGTGATGTGTTCTGCAGCTCTGGAGCAGCAGTGTGATGAGCACAGGAAGCGAGCCAAGGAGCTCAAGAGCAAATCCCAGCACCTAAACAACGTCCTGATGACCCTCACCCCAGTGCCCACTTCCCCTGCACCCAAACGCCCCCGGCTGACCCGTGCCGTCTCTGGCCCCGCCTCGGTCAACGCGACCCCCACGCAGATCACGCTGCCTCTCAACCAGCTGACTGCGCTGCCGCTCGGCAAGGTGCTGACCATGGCAGGGCCGCAGGCTGGCACCAACCTCGGTGGGTACACCCTGCTGACCTCCTCGCTCTCCGGGACAGAGTTGACAGCAGATGCTTCCAACCTGACCGTGCTGTCCACAGCGGCGGGTCAGGAGGGCGCACCTGGGGCCAGCGGCTCCTCCACAGCCTTCGTTAAGGTGGTCGGCCCTCAGTTTCAGCTGGTGACACTGCCAGCCACACTGCAGAGCCTGGCCAACGCACAAAACACTACCATCTCACAGGCAGTCGGTAGCATCAGTGTAGTGGACACCACGGCAACCGTTGCCGAGGATTTGCTAGAGGAAGGCCAAGCTGACGGTGATGAGAAGGGTCAGCCAGAAGAGGTTAAAGAGGAAGACGGGGAGCAGCAGTGA
- the gmeb2 gene encoding glucocorticoid modulatory element-binding protein 2 isoform X2, translated as MTSSEVSMQEMSEVVIVTIPGSVGEDLPSVVEEDKAVLVTTELTPQPGEDVLTVAAVEAEAETSRTDSLSREEAVIVKLTEEVDVETDVFYPITCGDAKATLVWKKFGCPGINVKCVQFNEQLISPKEFVCLAGKSTLKDWKRAIRLNGTMLRKIMDSGELDFYQHSKVCSNTCRSTKIDLVGTKVSISSDQPAELVPSTPSSANLNGAAASFPEVPEETSEWVTAIGEDSVAFWRGVKETGLLEEVLEDFQRELQEVLKGLQERVCDPPLQVKDAVLLNNIVQNFGMLDLVKKVLASHKSQMDRYREQYTRSLAALEQQCDEHRKRAKELKSKSQHLNNVLMTLTPVPTSPAPKRPRLTRAVSGPASVNATPTQITLPLNQLTALPLGKVLTMAGPQAGTNLGGYTLLTSSLSGTELTADASNLTVLSTAAGQEGAPGASGSSTAFVKVVGPQFQLVTLPATLQSLANAQNTTISQAVGSISVVDTTATVAEDLLEEGQADGDEKGQPEEVKEEDGEQQ; from the exons atgacatcatcagaggtCAGCATGCAAGAAATGAGCGAGGTTGTGATCGTTACCATACCGGGGTCGGTAGGCGAGGACCTCCCCTCAGTGGTGGAGGAGGACAAGGCAGTGCTGGTTACAACAGAGTTGACCCCTCAGCCAGG GGAAGATGTCCTCACAGTAGCTGCTGTAGAAGCAGAGGCTGAGACCAGCAGAACAGATTCCCTCTCAAGGGAAGAGGCAGTCATTG tGAAGTTAACTGAGGAGGTAGATGTAGAAACGGATGTCTTCTACCCAATCACCTGTGGAGATGCCAAAGCCACGCTGGTCTGGAAGAAGTTTGGTTGTCCTGGGATCAATGTTAAATGTGTCCAG TTCAACGAGCAGCTCATCAGCCCGAaggagtttgtgtgtttagCAGGGAAATCCACTCTGAAGGACTGGAAGAGAGCCATCCGCCTCAACGGCACCATGCTCAG GAAGATCATGGACTCAGGTGAGCTGGACTTCTACCAGCACTCAAAGGTCTGCTCCAACACCTGCCGCAGCACCAAGATAGACCTGGTGGGGACCAAAGTGTCCATCAGCAGTGATCAGCCTGCTGAACTGGTTCCTTCCACCCCATCATCAGCTAACT tgAACGGAGCAGCAGCCTCATTTCCAGAAGTGCCAGAGGAAACCTCAGAGTGGGTCACAGCCATCGGAG aggaCTCCGTTGCATTCTGGCGTGGGGTGAAGGAAACAGGGCTGCTGGAGGAGGTGCTGGAGGACTTCCAGAGGGAGCTGCAGGAGGTGTTGAAGGGGTTGCAGGAGAGGGTATGTGACCCACCGCTACAGGTCAAAG atGCTGTTTTGCTCAATAACATTGTGCAAAACTTTGGGATGTTGGACCTGGTGAAGAAAGTTCTGGCCAGTCATAAGAGCCAGATGGACCGTTACAGAGAGCAGTACACTCGCAGCCTCGCCG CTCTGGAGCAGCAGTGTGATGAGCACAGGAAGCGAGCCAAGGAGCTCAAGAGCAAATCCCAGCACCTAAACAACGTCCTGATGACCCTCACCCCAGTGCCCACTTCCCCTGCACCCAAACGCCCCCGGCTGACCCGTGCCGTCTCTGGCCCCGCCTCGGTCAACGCGACCCCCACGCAGATCACGCTGCCTCTCAACCAGCTGACTGCGCTGCCGCTCGGCAAGGTGCTGACCATGGCAGGGCCGCAGGCTGGCACCAACCTCGGTGGGTACACCCTGCTGACCTCCTCGCTCTCCGGGACAGAGTTGACAGCAGATGCTTCCAACCTGACCGTGCTGTCCACAGCGGCGGGTCAGGAGGGCGCACCTGGGGCCAGCGGCTCCTCCACAGCCTTCGTTAAGGTGGTCGGCCCTCAGTTTCAGCTGGTGACACTGCCAGCCACACTGCAGAGCCTGGCCAACGCACAAAACACTACCATCTCACAGGCAGTCGGTAGCATCAGTGTAGTGGACACCACGGCAACCGTTGCCGAGGATTTGCTAGAGGAAGGCCAAGCTGACGGTGATGAGAAGGGTCAGCCAGAAGAGGTTAAAGAGGAAGACGGGGAGCAGCAGTGA